A region of Procambarus clarkii isolate CNS0578487 chromosome 22, FALCON_Pclarkii_2.0, whole genome shotgun sequence DNA encodes the following proteins:
- the Atg10 gene encoding ubiquitin-like-conjugating enzyme ATG10, whose product MACLTYEEFTKACLEFFRKSQDLGDNWECRGSTQEEGAFYLRKTVCSKSGYRNEGTQLLETSLHLDQLDVGCRTEENLTQCNDKLEPYDPSALNDLSAKNFITFEYHVVYSLSHSVPTLYFNAWNSAGKLLTLEEVWGLVHSHFSEQILNNKWESLTQKEHPLLGRPFFQLHPCHTAKLMSQVKSEHQCNSRLSSRYIVSWLSMFGPVVGLELPLNYFLD is encoded by the coding sequence ATGGCATGCTTAACATATGAAGAATTTACAAAGGCTTGCTTGGAGTTCTTCAGGAAGTCTCAGGATCTTGGAGACAACTGGGAATGTAGAGGTAGTACTCAAGAAGAGGGTGCATTCTATCTCCGTAAGACAGTGTGTTCTAAAAGTGGATATAGAAATGAAGGCACACAGTTATTAGAGACGTCGTTGCACTTGGATCAGTTGGATGTGGGGTGTCGGACTGAAGAGAACCTAACACAGTGCAATGATAAACTGGAGCCTTATGacccttcagctttaaatgacttGAGTGCCAAGAATTTTATCACTTTTGAATACCATGTTGTGTATAGTTTAAGTCATTCTGTTCCTACATTATATTTTAATGCATGGAACTCAGCAGGAAAATTATTAACTTTAGAAGAAGTGTGGGGGTTGGTTCATTCTCACTTTAGTGAACAAATTTTGAATAATAAATGGGAATCTTTAACACAAAAAGAACATCCTTTGCTtggtcgaccatttttccaattaCATCCTTGTCATACTGCAAAACTTatgagtcaggtgaagtctgaaCATCAGTGTAATTCTAGACTGTCAAGCAGATATATTGTGAGTTGGTTGAGTATGTTTGGACCTGTTGTTGGACTAGAACTCCCATTAAATTATTTTCTTGACTAG